Proteins co-encoded in one Spiroplasma gladiatoris genomic window:
- the tuf gene encoding elongation factor Tu — protein MAKESFDRSLPHVNIGTIGHVDHGKTTLTAAITKVLAEKGGAEFKDYANIDNAPEERERGITINTTHVEYKTDKRHYAHVDCPGHADYVKNMITGAAQMDGAILVVAATDGPMPQTREHILLSRQVGVPAIVVFLNKCDMVDDEELVDLVEMEVRDLLSSYDFDGDGAPVIKGSALGALNGEAQWVAKVEELMNAVDDYIPTPTRDKDKTFLMPVEDVFTITGRGTVATGRVERGVIKVNEEVEIVGLHEESKKVVVTGLEMFRKLLDFAEAGDNVGALLRGVNREDIERGQVLAKPGTIKPHTRLNASVYALTSEEGGRHKPFFNKYRPQFYFRTTDVTGEVKLPEGTDMVMPGDNVELIVELIKPIAVEQGTKFSIREGGRTIGAGSVISIIE, from the coding sequence ATGGCAAAAGAATCATTTGACCGTAGTTTACCTCACGTTAACATTGGTACCATTGGACACGTTGACCACGGTAAAACTACTTTAACAGCTGCTATTACAAAAGTATTAGCCGAAAAAGGAGGAGCAGAATTTAAAGATTATGCAAATATCGACAACGCTCCTGAAGAAAGAGAACGTGGTATTACTATTAATACAACTCACGTTGAATATAAAACAGATAAAAGACACTACGCACACGTAGACTGTCCAGGTCATGCCGATTATGTTAAAAACATGATTACAGGAGCTGCACAAATGGATGGGGCTATTTTAGTTGTTGCTGCAACTGACGGACCTATGCCACAAACAAGAGAACACATCTTGTTATCAAGACAAGTTGGAGTTCCAGCAATCGTTGTATTCTTAAACAAATGTGACATGGTTGATGATGAAGAATTAGTTGACTTAGTTGAAATGGAAGTTAGAGACTTATTATCAAGTTATGACTTCGATGGAGACGGAGCACCAGTTATTAAAGGATCTGCATTAGGTGCATTAAACGGTGAAGCACAATGAGTTGCTAAAGTTGAAGAATTAATGAACGCAGTTGATGATTACATTCCAACTCCAACACGTGACAAAGACAAAACTTTCTTAATGCCAGTAGAAGACGTATTCACAATTACAGGACGTGGAACAGTTGCTACAGGTAGAGTTGAAAGAGGAGTTATTAAAGTTAACGAAGAAGTTGAAATTGTGGGACTTCATGAAGAAAGCAAAAAAGTTGTTGTTACAGGATTAGAAATGTTTAGAAAATTACTAGACTTTGCTGAGGCTGGAGATAACGTTGGAGCTTTATTAAGAGGTGTTAACAGAGAAGATATCGAACGTGGACAAGTTCTTGCTAAACCAGGAACAATTAAGCCACACACAAGATTAAATGCTTCAGTTTATGCTTTAACTTCAGAAGAAGGTGGACGTCATAAACCATTCTTTAATAAATACCGTCCACAATTCTACTTCCGTACAACAGATGTAACAGGTGAAGTAAAATTACCAGAAGGAACTGATATGGTTATGCCTGGTGATAACGTTGAATTAATTGTTGAATTAATTAAACCAATCGCTGTTGAACAAGGTACTAAATTCTCAATCCGTGAAGGTGGAAGAACAATTGGTGCTGGAAGCGTTATTTCAATTATTGAATAA
- the fusA gene encoding elongation factor G — MAREFSLDMTRNFGIMAHIDAGKTTTTERILFHTGKIHKIGETHEGESQMDWMAQEQERGITITSAATTAFWADHRFNIIDTPGHVDFTVEVERSLRVLDGAVAVLDGQSGVEPQTETVWRQATTYKVPRIVFVNKMDKTGADFLYSVETIGSRLGAKAAPIQLPIGAEDQFDGIIDLVEMKAWHFDGAAEEIAKEIEIPADLKDTAETLRAQLIETAVEYDEELLMKFLDGQEISIPELKYAIRKGVISAEFFPVLAGSAFKNKGVKLLLNAVVDYLPSPLDVPSIKGHLLDGTEAERHSSDEEPFSALAFKIMTDPFVGKLTFFRVYSGILNKGSYVLNATKDKKERVGRLLKMHANNREEIEEVYAGDIAAAVGLKDTTTGDTLSDEKNPIILESMIFPEPVIHLALEPKTKADQEKLGIALNKLSEEDPTFRTYTDEETGQTIIAGMGELHLDIIVDRLKREFKVETNVGAPQVSYRETIREATKAEGKYVKQSGGRGQYGHVVIEFEPNPDKGFEWVDKIVGGKISKEYINAAKVGLINALENGIIAGYPMIDVKATIVDGSYHDVDSNEMAYKIAASMALKESAKRTKPVILEPIMSVEVTVPDEYYGDVMGNISSKRGLIEGSEQRGNAQTVKAKVPLSEMFGYATELRSFTQGRGNYTMIFSHYNEAPKSIAEEIIKKAGK; from the coding sequence ATGGCAAGAGAATTTAGTTTAGATATGACCCGTAACTTTGGTATTATGGCTCATATCGATGCTGGTAAAACAACAACAACAGAACGTATTTTGTTCCATACAGGTAAAATTCACAAAATTGGTGAAACTCACGAAGGTGAATCACAAATGGATTGAATGGCACAAGAACAAGAACGTGGTATTACTATTACCTCTGCTGCAACAACAGCTTTTTGAGCTGATCACAGATTTAACATCATTGATACTCCTGGTCACGTTGACTTCACAGTTGAAGTTGAAAGATCATTAAGAGTTTTAGATGGAGCAGTAGCAGTTTTAGATGGACAAAGTGGGGTTGAACCTCAAACTGAAACTGTTTGAAGACAAGCAACTACTTATAAAGTTCCAAGAATTGTATTTGTTAACAAAATGGATAAAACTGGGGCAGACTTCTTATACTCAGTAGAAACAATTGGGTCAAGATTGGGAGCTAAAGCAGCACCAATACAACTACCAATTGGAGCAGAAGATCAATTTGATGGGATTATTGATTTAGTTGAAATGAAAGCATGACACTTTGATGGTGCAGCTGAAGAAATCGCAAAAGAAATCGAAATCCCAGCTGACTTAAAAGATACAGCAGAAACTTTAAGAGCTCAACTAATTGAAACAGCAGTTGAATATGATGAAGAATTATTAATGAAGTTTTTAGATGGACAAGAAATCTCAATTCCAGAATTAAAATATGCAATCCGTAAAGGTGTTATTTCAGCAGAATTCTTCCCAGTACTAGCAGGGAGTGCTTTTAAAAACAAAGGTGTTAAATTATTATTAAACGCAGTTGTTGATTACTTACCTTCACCATTAGATGTTCCTTCAATTAAAGGGCATTTGTTAGATGGAACAGAAGCAGAAAGACATTCTTCAGATGAAGAACCATTCTCAGCTTTAGCGTTTAAAATTATGACAGACCCATTTGTTGGGAAATTAACATTCTTTAGAGTTTATTCAGGAATATTAAATAAAGGAAGTTATGTATTAAATGCAACAAAAGACAAAAAAGAAAGAGTCGGAAGACTTTTAAAAATGCATGCAAATAACCGTGAAGAAATTGAAGAAGTTTATGCAGGAGATATTGCAGCAGCAGTTGGTTTAAAAGACACAACAACTGGAGATACATTATCAGATGAAAAAAATCCTATTATTTTAGAATCAATGATATTCCCAGAACCAGTTATTCACTTAGCTTTAGAACCAAAAACAAAAGCAGACCAAGAAAAATTAGGTATTGCTTTAAACAAATTATCAGAAGAAGATCCAACATTTAGAACTTATACTGACGAAGAAACAGGACAAACAATTATAGCAGGTATGGGTGAGTTACACTTAGATATCATTGTTGATCGTTTGAAACGTGAATTTAAAGTTGAAACTAATGTTGGTGCACCTCAAGTTTCTTATCGTGAAACTATTCGTGAAGCTACAAAAGCGGAAGGAAAATATGTTAAACAATCAGGGGGACGTGGGCAATATGGACACGTTGTTATTGAATTTGAACCAAACCCTGATAAAGGATTTGAGTGAGTTGACAAAATTGTTGGAGGAAAAATTTCAAAAGAATATATTAATGCTGCAAAAGTAGGGTTAATTAATGCTTTAGAAAATGGTATTATTGCTGGTTATCCAATGATCGATGTTAAAGCAACAATAGTTGATGGATCATATCACGACGTTGACTCAAATGAAATGGCATATAAAATTGCTGCTTCAATGGCATTAAAAGAATCTGCAAAAAGAACTAAACCAGTTATTTTAGAACCAATTATGTCAGTTGAAGTAACTGTTCCTGATGAATATTACGGAGATGTAATGGGAAATATTTCATCTAAACGTGGATTAATTGAAGGTTCAGAACAAAGAGGTAATGCGCAAACTGTTAAAGCAAAAGTACCATTATCAGAAATGTTTGGTTATGCAACAGAGTTAAGATCATTTACTCAAGGACGTGGAAATTACACTATGATTTTCAGTCACTATAATGAAGCTCCAAAAAGCATAGCAGAAGAAATTATTAAAAAAGCTGGTAAATAA
- the rpsG gene encoding 30S ribosomal protein S7, producing MRKHQAEKRDVLPDPIYNSKLVTRAVNKIMLDGKRGTAQHILYKAFDKIKEKSGVSPIEVFNKAIENIKPHLELKVRRIGGANYQVPIEVSGDRKVTLALRWLINYSRLRNEKEMIDRLANEIIDASNGIGGSVKKREDTHKMAEANKAFAHYRW from the coding sequence ATGCGTAAACATCAAGCAGAAAAAAGAGATGTGCTACCAGATCCAATTTATAACTCAAAACTAGTTACTAGAGCAGTTAATAAAATTATGTTGGATGGTAAAAGAGGTACAGCACAACACATTCTATATAAGGCTTTTGATAAAATCAAAGAAAAAAGTGGAGTAAGTCCAATCGAAGTTTTTAATAAAGCAATCGAAAATATTAAACCCCATTTAGAACTAAAAGTTCGTCGTATTGGTGGAGCTAACTATCAAGTTCCAATCGAAGTTTCTGGAGATAGAAAAGTTACTTTAGCATTAAGATGATTAATTAACTATTCAAGATTAAGAAATGAAAAAGAAATGATCGATAGATTAGCAAATGAAATTATTGACGCATCAAATGGTATTGGTGGTTCTGTTAAAAAACGTGAGGATACTCACAAAATGGCAGAAGCAAACAAAGCATTTGCACATTATCGTTGATAA
- the rpsL gene encoding 30S ribosomal protein S12: MATINQLVKKPRKAKTWKTKAPALNRGVNTLLKKVTKISSPQKRGVCTRVATMTPKKPNSALRKYARVRLTNGMEVTAYIPGEGHNLQEHSVVLIRGGRVKDLPGVRYHIIRGTLDTTGVNGRMQSRSLYGTKRPKEKK, encoded by the coding sequence ATGGCAACAATTAATCAATTAGTTAAAAAACCAAGAAAAGCAAAAACTTGAAAAACTAAAGCACCTGCTTTAAATAGAGGAGTTAACACTTTATTAAAAAAAGTTACTAAAATATCTTCTCCTCAAAAAAGAGGAGTTTGTACAAGGGTTGCAACAATGACACCTAAAAAACCAAACTCAGCTTTACGTAAATATGCAAGGGTTAGATTAACAAATGGAATGGAAGTTACAGCTTATATTCCAGGAGAAGGTCACAACCTACAAGAACATAGTGTTGTTTTAATTCGTGGTGGAAGGGTAAAAGATTTACCTGGGGTACGTTACCACATAATCCGTGGAACTTTAGATACAACTGGAGTTAATGGAAGAATGCAAAGTCGCTCTTTATACGGTACAAAACGTCCTAAAGAAAAAAAATAA
- the cgtA gene encoding Obg family GTPase CgtA — protein sequence MRFIDVAKIHLIAGNGGNGALSFDEFKGNTPNGGNGGNGGDIILICDSNLKTLMDLKNKKIYIAKNGSNGDIKNKHGKNAKSIFLKVPNDTEVYDENNNYITTINKENSNFIVAKGGKGGFGNLKFKKDKTDKYKFEKGQIGQNIKIKLETKVLADVGFVGLPNAGKSTMLRAISNSKPEVADYPFTTLKPHVGISKDKYNRSFIVADLPGLIKGAYLGKGLGIEFLNHIKKCKIICHIIDMSIKSIDNNIIRNYNIIKNELKNFDLDLLNKKEIIIANKMDMEGSINNFNLLKETTGDKIIIPTSGVSKQNIEKLLIEIANMLEL from the coding sequence ATGAGATTTATAGATGTTGCAAAAATTCATCTAATTGCTGGAAATGGTGGTAATGGCGCTTTATCATTTGATGAATTTAAAGGAAATACACCAAACGGAGGAAATGGTGGTAATGGAGGAGATATTATATTAATTTGTGATTCAAATTTAAAAACATTAATGGATTTAAAAAATAAAAAAATTTATATTGCTAAAAACGGCTCAAATGGAGATATAAAAAATAAACACGGCAAAAATGCTAAAAGTATTTTTTTAAAAGTTCCAAACGACACTGAAGTGTATGATGAAAATAACAATTATATAACAACAATTAATAAAGAAAACAGCAATTTTATTGTTGCTAAGGGAGGAAAGGGAGGATTTGGAAACTTAAAGTTTAAAAAAGATAAAACTGATAAATACAAATTTGAAAAAGGTCAAATTGGTCAAAATATAAAAATAAAATTAGAAACAAAAGTTTTAGCTGATGTTGGTTTTGTAGGTTTACCAAACGCTGGAAAATCAACAATGTTAAGAGCTATTTCTAATTCTAAACCAGAAGTAGCAGATTATCCTTTTACTACACTAAAACCCCACGTAGGTATTAGTAAAGATAAATATAACCGTTCTTTTATAGTTGCAGACTTACCCGGCTTAATTAAAGGGGCATATTTAGGCAAAGGATTAGGTATAGAATTTTTAAATCATATTAAAAAATGTAAAATAATATGTCACATTATTGATATGAGTATTAAAAGTATTGACAATAATATAATTAGAAATTACAATATTATCAAAAATGAATTAAAGAATTTTGATTTAGATTTACTTAACAAAAAAGAAATAATTATTGCTAATAAAATGGATATGGAAGGATCGATAAATAACTTTAATCTTTTAAAAGAAACAACTGGTGATAAAATAATTATTCCAACATCAGGAGTTAGCAAACAAAATATTGAAAAACTACTAATAGAAATAGCAAATATGTTAGAATTATAA
- the nrdE gene encoding class 1b ribonucleoside-diphosphate reductase subunit alpha — METKDKVLTLSGTKESDEYITLNARAKLFSVKGEDNFKLDIDAAKSYLKNHIEPNTMKFNSTKERIKYLVENNYYEKEVIEKYTIEQIDQLTKEAYGFKREFPSFMGALKFYNAYGLKTFDGKQYLENYEDRVIMNALFLGNGNFDNAQAIMKQIMLGRFQPATPTFLNAGKQQRGEYVSCYLLRVEDNMESIGRAVTTSLQLSKRGGGVALCLTNLREYGAPIKKIANQATGVIPVMKILEDSFSYANQLGQRQGAGAVYLHAHHPDIMSFLDTKRENADEKIRIKSLSLGVVIPDITFELAKKNEEMALFSPYDVEKVYKKPMSDISITQEYYNMLENPEIKKTFINARKLFQTIAELHFESGYPYILFDDTVNNRNAHANQGRIVMSNLCSEIVQVSTPSEFTEDLGFSKLGEDICCNLGSLNIAKTMESGQEFSDVIFRSICALDYVSRASNLSSAPSIKKGNENNHAVGLGAMNLHGFLATNHIYYNSKEAVDFTNIFFYTMAFHAFKASNRLAKEYGPFKSFKTSAFADGSYFEKYTNCEEEKWTPESVTVKELFKKYNVTIPTRQDWIDLVEDIKVNGIANSHLMAVAPTGSISYLSSCTPSLQPVVAPVETRKEGKLGRIYVPAYNINFENMAYYALGAYEVGPNPIIDICAAAQQHVDQAISLTLFMTDTATTRDLNKAYIKAFKQGCASIYYVRVRQEVLEDSENYECDACVV, encoded by the coding sequence ATGGAAACAAAAGACAAAGTATTAACTTTATCAGGAACAAAAGAATCTGATGAGTATATAACACTTAATGCTAGAGCAAAATTATTTTCTGTAAAGGGAGAAGATAATTTTAAATTAGATATTGATGCTGCTAAATCATATTTAAAAAACCATATTGAACCAAACACAATGAAATTTAATTCAACAAAGGAAAGAATTAAGTATCTTGTAGAAAATAATTATTATGAAAAAGAAGTGATTGAAAAATATACAATTGAACAAATTGATCAACTTACTAAAGAAGCATATGGTTTTAAAAGAGAGTTTCCAAGTTTTATGGGGGCATTAAAATTTTATAATGCTTATGGGCTAAAAACTTTTGATGGTAAACAATACCTAGAAAACTATGAAGATCGAGTTATTATGAACGCTCTTTTCTTAGGGAATGGAAACTTTGATAATGCTCAAGCAATAATGAAACAAATTATGTTAGGAAGATTTCAACCAGCTACTCCAACATTTTTAAATGCAGGAAAACAACAACGTGGAGAATATGTATCATGTTATTTGTTAAGAGTAGAAGACAATATGGAATCAATTGGTAGAGCAGTAACTACTTCATTACAACTTTCAAAAAGAGGTGGTGGAGTTGCTTTATGTTTAACTAACCTAAGAGAGTATGGAGCACCAATTAAAAAAATAGCAAACCAAGCAACAGGGGTTATACCTGTTATGAAAATATTAGAAGACTCATTTTCATATGCTAATCAATTAGGCCAAAGACAAGGTGCAGGAGCAGTTTATTTACATGCTCATCACCCAGATATTATGAGTTTCTTAGATACAAAAAGAGAAAATGCTGATGAAAAAATTAGAATTAAATCACTATCTTTAGGAGTTGTTATTCCAGATATTACTTTTGAGTTAGCTAAGAAAAATGAAGAAATGGCTTTATTTAGTCCTTATGATGTTGAAAAAGTTTATAAAAAACCAATGTCTGATATTTCAATAACACAAGAATATTACAATATGTTAGAAAATCCAGAAATTAAAAAAACTTTTATAAACGCTAGAAAACTATTTCAAACTATTGCAGAATTACATTTTGAAAGTGGTTATCCTTACATTTTATTTGACGATACTGTTAACAACAGAAATGCTCATGCAAATCAAGGAAGAATTGTTATGAGTAATCTATGTAGTGAAATTGTTCAAGTTAGCACACCAAGTGAATTTACTGAAGACTTAGGATTTAGTAAATTAGGAGAAGATATTTGTTGTAACTTAGGTAGTTTAAATATTGCAAAAACTATGGAAAGTGGACAAGAATTTTCTGATGTAATTTTTAGATCAATATGTGCATTAGATTATGTTTCAAGAGCAAGTAATTTATCAAGTGCACCTTCAATTAAAAAAGGTAATGAAAACAACCATGCGGTTGGTCTTGGGGCGATGAATTTACACGGATTTTTAGCAACAAACCACATTTATTACAATTCAAAAGAAGCAGTTGATTTTACTAATATCTTTTTCTATACAATGGCTTTTCATGCATTTAAAGCATCAAATCGTTTAGCAAAAGAGTATGGTCCTTTTAAATCATTTAAAACATCTGCTTTTGCTGATGGAAGTTATTTTGAAAAATATACAAATTGTGAAGAAGAAAAATGAACTCCAGAATCAGTAACAGTAAAAGAATTATTTAAAAAATATAATGTAACAATACCAACAAGACAAGATTGAATTGACTTAGTAGAAGATATTAAAGTTAATGGAATAGCAAACTCTCACCTAATGGCTGTTGCTCCAACTGGATCAATTAGTTATTTATCTTCATGTACACCAAGTTTACAACCAGTTGTGGCACCTGTCGAAACAAGAAAAGAAGGTAAATTAGGAAGAATATATGTTCCTGCATATAATATTAATTTTGAAAATATGGCATATTATGCATTAGGTGCATATGAAGTTGGTCCAAACCCAATTATCGATATATGTGCAGCAGCTCAACAACACGTAGATCAAGCAATATCACTTACTTTATTTATGACAGATACAGCAACAACACGTGACTTAAACAAAGCTTATATTAAAGCGTTTAAACAAGGTTGTGCTTCAATCTATTATGTAAGAGTAAGACAAGAAGTTTTAGAAGACAGCGAAAACTACGAGTGTGATGCTTGTGTTGTATAA
- the nrdI gene encoding class Ib ribonucleoside-diphosphate reductase assembly flavoprotein NrdI, producing MHDDVIRVTSDNVVKPKGEIMIVYFSSISNNTHRFMQKLNLPNLRIPYYEDEKLEVNQDYVLITPTYAGGGNITAGAVPKQVIKFLNDKTNRSFCRGVIASGNTNFGDTYAIAGPIISKKLQVPLLYQFELLGTEHDLIEIKNILINFWKE from the coding sequence ATGCACGATGATGTAATTAGAGTTACAAGTGATAATGTTGTAAAGCCAAAAGGAGAAATAATGATAGTGTATTTCTCTTCTATTTCAAATAACACACACAGATTTATGCAAAAGCTAAATCTTCCTAATTTAAGAATCCCTTATTACGAAGATGAAAAACTTGAAGTAAATCAAGACTATGTATTAATTACACCAACATACGCGGGCGGAGGAAATATTACAGCAGGTGCCGTTCCTAAACAAGTAATAAAGTTTTTAAATGATAAAACTAATAGAAGTTTTTGTAGGGGAGTTATTGCTTCAGGAAACACAAACTTTGGTGATACTTATGCAATTGCAGGACCAATAATTTCAAAAAAATTACAAGTTCCGTTATTGTATCAGTTTGAATTGTTAGGTACAGAACACGATTTAATTGAAATCAAAAATATACTAATAAATTTTTGAAAAGAATAG
- the nrdF gene encoding class 1b ribonucleoside-diphosphate reductase subunit beta, with the protein MAKQKNSYYADSVSPLEYALNGFKGKMRSVNWNVINDEKDLEVWNRITQNFWLPEKIPVSNDLKSWSELTPEWQQLITRTFTGLTLLDTIQATIGDVAQIDYSLTDHEQVIYSNFAFMVAVHARSYGTIFSTLCSSDQIEEAHEWVINCKSLQERAKELIPYYTGNDPLKSKVAAALMPGFLLYGGFYLPFYLSSRSKLPNTSDIIRLILRDKVIHNYYSGYKFQRKIENFSEEKKAEMKDFVFELLYKLIDLEKAYLYELYDGFGLAEDAIRFSVYNAGKFLQNLGYESPFTEEETRIEPEIFTQLSARADENHDFFSGNGSSYVMGVTEETLDEDWEFE; encoded by the coding sequence ATGGCAAAACAAAAAAATAGTTATTATGCTGACTCTGTTTCACCTTTAGAATATGCTTTAAACGGTTTTAAAGGAAAAATGCGATCAGTTAATTGAAATGTAATCAATGACGAAAAAGATTTAGAAGTATGAAACAGAATTACTCAAAATTTCTGATTACCAGAAAAAATCCCTGTTTCAAATGACCTTAAATCTTGATCAGAATTAACTCCAGAATGACAACAATTAATAACAAGAACTTTTACAGGTTTGACATTATTGGATACCATTCAAGCAACAATCGGAGATGTTGCTCAAATTGATTATTCTTTAACTGACCATGAACAAGTAATTTATTCAAATTTTGCCTTTATGGTAGCGGTCCACGCTAGAAGTTATGGAACTATATTTTCAACTTTGTGTTCTAGTGATCAAATCGAAGAAGCGCATGAATGAGTAATAAATTGTAAGTCTTTGCAAGAAAGAGCAAAGGAATTAATACCTTACTATACTGGGAACGACCCATTAAAATCAAAAGTTGCAGCTGCTTTAATGCCAGGGTTTTTATTGTACGGAGGGTTTTATTTACCATTTTATCTATCTTCTAGAAGTAAATTACCAAATACTTCTGACATTATTAGACTAATCCTTAGAGATAAAGTTATTCACAACTACTACAGCGGGTATAAATTCCAAAGAAAAATTGAAAATTTTAGCGAAGAGAAAAAAGCTGAAATGAAAGATTTTGTTTTTGAATTACTATACAAATTAATTGATTTAGAAAAAGCCTATTTGTATGAACTATATGATGGATTTGGACTTGCAGAAGATGCTATTAGATTTAGCGTTTATAATGCAGGTAAATTCTTACAAAATTTAGGTTATGAATCACCTTTTACTGAAGAAGAAACAAGAATTGAACCAGAAATATTTACACAATTATCAGCTAGAGCAGATGAAAATCATGACTTTTTCTCAGGAAACGGTTCATCATATGTTATGGGTGTTACAGAAGAAACACTTGACGAAGATTGAGAATTTGAATAA